Part of the Fundidesulfovibrio magnetotacticus genome, GCTGACAGTGGCGCATCTGTGGCAGGTACTGCTCGGCCATGGCGCGGATCTCCTCGATGCGGGCCTTGGAGGGCTCGGGGACCAGCTCGAACTTGGTCTCCTTGTTGGGGATGAGCGCCATGCAGTTGAGCAGGTTCACGCCCATCTCCTTCATGGTCCGGGCGATCTCCTCGACGTGGTGGTCGTTGATGCCGGGCATGACGATGGTGTTCACCTTCACGATGATGTCCTTGGCCTTGAGCAGGCGGATGGACTCCTTCTGGCGTTCCAGCAGGATGCGCGCGGCCTCCTCGCCCCGGTAGAGCACCTTGCCGATGCGCGCCCAGGAGTAGATCTTGGCCGCGATTTCCGGGTCCACGGCGTTGACCGTGACCGTCACGTGGGAGACGCCGATCTCGGCCAGCTCGTCCACGTGCTCGGGCAGCTGGAGCCCGTTGGAGGAGAGGCACAGGATCATGTCCGGCCAGCGTTTCTTGATCAGGCGCATGGTTTCCAGGGTCTCGCGGGCGTTGGCCATGGGGTCGCCGGGGCCTGCGATGCCCACCACCGTGACGCGCTTCTCGGCCTCCATCACCTTCTCCATGTAGAGCATGGCCTGGTGCGGCGTGAGCACCGAGGAGGTGACGCCCGGGCGCGATTCGTTCACGCAGTCGTACTTGCGGTTGCAGTAGTTGCACTGGATGTTGCACTTGGGCGCGACGGGAAGGTGCACGCGCGCGCAGGAGCCCTTGGCGTCCTTGTTGAAACAGGGGTGCTTGGAAAGGTCCATGGCCATGGGGGGCTCCTTTAGATGTATCCGTACCCGATGTCGGAGTCGGTCTGTTTCTTTTCGATCATGGCGTTGACCACGCGGTCCAGAAGGTCGAGCGCGCCCTGGTAGCAGAGGTGGCGCGTGCGGTGCCCACCGAAGCGGTCGTGGATGGGGAAGCCCACCCGGATGAGCGGCACGTTCAGCTCGCGGGCCAGGCGATAGCCCTTGGAATGCCCCAGGAAGAGGTCCGGGGCCAGCTCGCGGGCCTTGTCGGCGATGTCGTAGAAGTCCACGCCTTCGGCCACTTCGGGCATCTCGGGCACGAGGCCCTCGCAGGCGGCGTGCACGGCGTCCTTGAGGCGACCGCTCCGGCCGCCCCCGGCCACCAGCACGGGGATCACGCCGATCTCGGCCATGAACGAGGTCAGTCCCACCAAGAGGTCTTCCTCGCCGTAGAGCACGCAGCGCTTCTGGGCCACGTACTTGTGGCCGTCCACGAAGGCGTCCAGGAGGCGGCCGCGCTCCAGGGCGTGGCGGCGGGGGGTTGGGCGGCAGGAGACGGTCTCCAGGGCCTGGAAGAAGGCGTCGGATTCGCGCAGGCCGATGGGCAGGCCCATGCGGTGCAGGGGCACGCCGTGGCGCGCGGCCAGGAGTCCCCCGGCCGTGCCCGCCTCGCCCGGGGGCGGCAGGGTGGCCCCGAACTCGAAGCTGGCGGGCGCTCCGCCCATGGCCTCCAGGGCCTTCACGGGCGTGCCGCCGGAGGTGATCTTCTCGTAGTCCTCCAGGGCGGGGCCGTCCAAGGTCTCGGAGTAGTCGGGCAGGAGGGTGACGGGCAGCTCGAAGGCGGCGAACACGTCCTTGAGGTGCCGCAGGTCCTCGCAGGAGACGAAGCCGGGGAAGCAGTTCACGGCGTCGGTCTTGAGCCCGGTCCGCACGAGCTGGTCGGCCACGGCGCGCACGGCGGCGGTGAAGCCTTCCATGTGGGAGCCCGAGTAGCTGGGCGTGGAGACGTTCACCACCGGGGCCAGCTCCAGGTCGGCGAATTCGCGGCGGAACTCCAGGAGCGCGCCGGGCACGTCGTCGCCGATGGTCTCGGTGAGGCAGGTGGTGGCCACGCCGATCAGGCCCGCGCCGTACTTGTCCATGACGGTGAGCAGGCCCTTCTTGAGGTTGGCCGCGCCGCCGTAGATGGCCTGCTTTTCGCCCAGGGAGCTGGAGGCGATGTCCATGGGCTCCCGGAAGTGGCTGATGATGTAGCGGCGCATGTAGGTGGCGCAGCCCTGGGAGCCGTGCAGGAAGGGCACGCCGCCCTCTATGCCCTTGAACACCAGGGTAGCGCCCAGGGGCTTGCAGAGCTTGCAGGCGTTGGTGGTGGAGACGAAGGGCTCGGCCTTGGGCTTGATGGGCTTGGGGCCGGCCGTTGCCGGCGCGGGGGCCGGGGTCTCCAGGGGATCGATTTCGGTGATGCTCATGACCGCTCCTCCACGGACCCGCACGCCAGGGAGGCGTCCGGGCGATTTCCGGCCCTGCGGGGCACGAAGCGCCACACGGGGCTCATGACGGTGCGGTGCACCTCCAGGGCGAAGTTGACCATGCCCACGAAGCCTTCCAGGGCCTCCTTGCGCTCGTGGTTGTGGTCGCAGAAGCCCACGCCCAGTTTGTAGGCGATGGGGCGCTCCTTCACGCCGCCCACGAAGATGTCCACGTCCTTCTCCTTGAGGAAGGCGGAGAGCTCCAGGGGGTTGGCGTCGTCCACGATGATGGTGCCGGGGTCGCAGATCTGGGCCAGCTCCTCGTAGTCCTCCTCGGTGCCGGTCTGGGACCCGGCGATCACCACGGACATGCCCAGGTGGCGGAAGGCCTTGATGAGCGAGAAGGCCTTGAAGGCCCCGCCCACGTAGATGGCGGCCTTCTTGCCCTCCAGGTCGCGGCGCAGCTCCTGGAGCCTGGGGTAGAGCACGGCCAGCTCCTCGCGCACCAGTTCCTGGGTGCGCTCGAGCATGTTGGGGTCTTTGTCCTTGAAGAAGCGGGCCACGGTGTAGAGGGCCTCGGCCATGTCCTCGATGCCGAAGTAGGAGACCTTGACGAAGGGGATGCCGAACTTCTCCTTCATCATCTTGGCCAGGTCCATGGTGGAGCCGGAGCACTGCACCACGTTGAGGGCCGCGCCGTGGGCCCGGGCGATGTCGCCCACGCGGCCGTCGCCGGTGATGTTGGCCACGGTCTCGATGCCCATGCGCCGGAAGTAGTCGCGGATGATCCAGATCTCCCCGGCCAGGTTGAAGTCGCCCAGGATGTTCAGGGAGAGCGGGCCGATGTCCGAGGTGTCGCCCGTGCCCATGAGCGTGAACATGGCCTTGCAGGCGGCCAGGTAGCCCTCGCGCTTGTTGCCCTTGAAGCCCTCGGACTGCACGG contains:
- a CDS encoding nitrogenase component 1 — its product is MSITEIDPLETPAPAPATAGPKPIKPKAEPFVSTTNACKLCKPLGATLVFKGIEGGVPFLHGSQGCATYMRRYIISHFREPMDIASSSLGEKQAIYGGAANLKKGLLTVMDKYGAGLIGVATTCLTETIGDDVPGALLEFRREFADLELAPVVNVSTPSYSGSHMEGFTAAVRAVADQLVRTGLKTDAVNCFPGFVSCEDLRHLKDVFAAFELPVTLLPDYSETLDGPALEDYEKITSGGTPVKALEAMGGAPASFEFGATLPPPGEAGTAGGLLAARHGVPLHRMGLPIGLRESDAFFQALETVSCRPTPRRHALERGRLLDAFVDGHKYVAQKRCVLYGEEDLLVGLTSFMAEIGVIPVLVAGGGRSGRLKDAVHAACEGLVPEMPEVAEGVDFYDIADKARELAPDLFLGHSKGYRLARELNVPLIRVGFPIHDRFGGHRTRHLCYQGALDLLDRVVNAMIEKKQTDSDIGYGYI
- the nifE gene encoding nitrogenase iron-molybdenum cofactor biosynthesis protein NifE; translation: MSELIFEERADQIHVKGEGPFKLACNRESLAGAVSQRACVFCGSRVVLYPIADALHLVHGPIGCAAYTWDIRGALSSGPELHRLSFSTDLQETDVIFGGEKKLEAALLELIDRHAPKAAFVYSTCIVGIIGDDLQAVCKKVSAAKGIPVIPVQSEGFKGNKREGYLAACKAMFTLMGTGDTSDIGPLSLNILGDFNLAGEIWIIRDYFRRMGIETVANITGDGRVGDIARAHGAALNVVQCSGSTMDLAKMMKEKFGIPFVKVSYFGIEDMAEALYTVARFFKDKDPNMLERTQELVREELAVLYPRLQELRRDLEGKKAAIYVGGAFKAFSLIKAFRHLGMSVVIAGSQTGTEEDYEELAQICDPGTIIVDDANPLELSAFLKEKDVDIFVGGVKERPIAYKLGVGFCDHNHERKEALEGFVGMVNFALEVHRTVMSPVWRFVPRRAGNRPDASLACGSVEERS
- the nifB gene encoding nitrogenase cofactor biosynthesis protein NifB, which codes for MAMDLSKHPCFNKDAKGSCARVHLPVAPKCNIQCNYCNRKYDCVNESRPGVTSSVLTPHQAMLYMEKVMEAEKRVTVVGIAGPGDPMANARETLETMRLIKKRWPDMILCLSSNGLQLPEHVDELAEIGVSHVTVTVNAVDPEIAAKIYSWARIGKVLYRGEEAARILLERQKESIRLLKAKDIIVKVNTIVMPGINDHHVEEIARTMKEMGVNLLNCMALIPNKETKFELVPEPSKARIEEIRAMAEQYLPQMRHCQRCRADAVGLLEKDCSKEFSGLLASCAAAPAPVDASRPYVAVASMEGMLVNMHLGEAGLFQIWGEDEAGGYKLVENRPAPPTGGGPRRWYDLAKALKDCRAVLVSGVGDTPQAILEEEGVKVVAMSGFISQGLDAVFKTGDINKLRAKGGGGCKMGKCSGGGEGC